A window of the Umboniibacter marinipuniceus genome harbors these coding sequences:
- a CDS encoding DUF3806 domain-containing protein → MRTITLLLLLTLPLASQSFAADEDVEINSPSTIMLQYLAAQRDYLKAEISAAGTWLNGNEYDLKTFQRLFDDNRIDRTDRRLMQAIGIYMGDLLQEATYNNFRWASYEDDKGKSRALCLREQTPCVFPSTLISRRAEGGANVNFYEIYQRTLEQLQQVPIR, encoded by the coding sequence TTGCGGACAATAACATTACTACTCTTGTTAACACTGCCATTAGCAAGCCAGAGCTTCGCCGCTGACGAAGACGTTGAAATAAACTCGCCGTCTACCATCATGCTGCAATATTTAGCTGCGCAACGCGATTACTTAAAAGCCGAGATTTCCGCAGCTGGAACTTGGCTAAATGGCAACGAGTATGATTTAAAAACCTTTCAACGGCTGTTCGATGACAATCGAATTGATCGAACCGATCGTCGATTAATGCAGGCTATCGGCATATATATGGGAGACTTACTTCAGGAAGCAACCTACAACAACTTTCGTTGGGCGTCCTACGAGGATGACAAAGGAAAGAGTCGCGCGCTGTGTCTGCGAGAGCAGACCCCCTGTGTATTCCCCTCAACACTAATCTCTCGTCGAGCCGAAGGCGGCGCTAACGTTAATTTCTACGAAATCTATCAGCGGACCCTCGAACAACTTCAACAGGTTCCCATCCGCTAA
- a CDS encoding acyltransferase produces the protein MPDYITQHKARLNHMPWLYFKLKPKHLVWAKPWQETLQAALAEVETVHFGKHCFVAETAKLFAEPGRDITIAEQSHIGADCFLHGPINIGSNVGINHGCSLDGGAGGIQIGNNTRIANNCSIYAFNHGTQANQLIREQPVSSKGITIGRDVWIGAQVGIVDGVTIGDGAVVAMHSVVTRNVEAYTVVAGNPATFIKVRR, from the coding sequence ATGCCTGACTATATTACTCAGCATAAAGCGCGCCTAAATCACATGCCGTGGCTTTACTTCAAACTAAAGCCTAAGCATCTTGTCTGGGCTAAGCCCTGGCAGGAGACGCTTCAAGCAGCGCTTGCTGAGGTGGAAACCGTCCACTTCGGCAAACATTGCTTTGTTGCCGAGACCGCAAAGTTATTCGCCGAACCAGGGCGCGATATAACCATTGCCGAGCAAAGTCACATCGGTGCCGATTGCTTCCTTCACGGCCCCATTAACATTGGCTCCAATGTGGGTATTAATCATGGCTGTTCATTGGATGGCGGCGCTGGCGGTATCCAAATTGGCAACAATACACGCATTGCCAATAACTGCTCTATCTATGCCTTCAATCACGGGACTCAAGCCAATCAACTTATCCGTGAACAGCCCGTCTCCTCAAAAGGTATAACTATTGGCCGCGACGTTTGGATTGGCGCACAGGTTGGCATTGTAGACGGCGTAACCATTGGCGACGGTGCCGTTGTTGCCATGCACAGCGTGGTCACCCGTAACGTTGAGGCCTATACCGTCGTTGCTGGAAATCCTGCCACATTTATCAAAGTAAGACGCTGA
- a CDS encoding class II 3-deoxy-7-phosphoheptulonate synthase has translation MANSWSANSWRQYPAQQQANYPNPSALAETAANLAAAPALVSYEECQLLKAQLAKACNGEAFLLQGGDCAETFDAFSQQSILSTFKILLQMAIVLTQGAGKPVVKVGRIAGQFAKPRSSDTETINGISLPSFRGDMINGLAFDAKSREPDPTRLTQCYFQSAATLNLLRSQASSGTASLDHVQAWNEGFIERSALAAQYSVIAAQVKASLDFMAACGIRNQNDSALSRIDFFTSHEALHLEYENALMRQHHDRHFISSGHMLWIGDRTRQLDGAHVEMLSGVDNPIGLKVGPSMEPDELIQLIEKLNPHNEAGKLTLITRMGADKIAQILPPLVQRVTQAGAKVVWSSDPMHGNTHSSSTGLKTRSFDRILSEVRQFLAIHKAEGTHAGGVHLEMTGQHVTECIGGLSDLRDEDLPHRYQTACDPRLNADQVLEMAFILADELNA, from the coding sequence GTGGCTAATTCTTGGAGTGCCAATAGCTGGCGCCAATACCCTGCTCAACAGCAGGCTAACTACCCAAACCCCAGCGCCTTGGCAGAAACAGCGGCCAACCTGGCCGCCGCGCCTGCGCTAGTTAGCTATGAGGAGTGCCAGCTATTAAAAGCCCAGCTAGCCAAAGCCTGCAACGGCGAAGCATTCCTACTTCAGGGCGGCGATTGCGCTGAAACCTTTGACGCTTTTTCACAGCAAAGCATCCTTTCTACCTTTAAGATACTCCTGCAGATGGCCATCGTCCTTACCCAAGGCGCTGGCAAACCAGTAGTAAAAGTGGGTCGTATCGCTGGCCAATTCGCCAAACCACGATCTAGCGATACTGAAACCATCAATGGCATTTCGCTGCCTTCCTTTCGAGGTGACATGATCAATGGTCTCGCCTTCGATGCTAAAAGTAGAGAGCCTGACCCAACTCGCCTAACTCAGTGCTATTTCCAGTCAGCCGCTACACTCAATCTGTTGCGCAGCCAGGCGTCTAGCGGCACCGCTTCTTTGGATCACGTTCAGGCTTGGAACGAGGGATTTATTGAGCGATCAGCCTTGGCGGCTCAATACAGCGTGATTGCTGCTCAGGTTAAAGCCAGCTTAGACTTCATGGCGGCGTGCGGAATTCGGAACCAGAATGATTCGGCGCTTAGCAGAATCGATTTCTTCACCTCACACGAAGCGCTGCACCTTGAATACGAAAACGCGCTTATGCGTCAACATCATGACCGCCACTTTATTAGTAGCGGACATATGCTATGGATTGGTGATCGCACTCGACAGCTAGATGGTGCACACGTTGAAATGCTCTCTGGCGTTGATAATCCTATTGGTCTCAAAGTGGGCCCTTCCATGGAGCCGGACGAACTCATCCAGCTTATCGAGAAGCTTAATCCGCACAATGAAGCGGGTAAGTTAACCCTAATTACCCGAATGGGTGCCGACAAAATTGCCCAGATACTCCCACCGCTGGTCCAGCGAGTCACTCAAGCAGGCGCCAAGGTAGTGTGGAGCTCTGATCCCATGCACGGCAACACTCACAGCTCTTCCACAGGCTTAAAGACCCGCTCATTCGACCGTATCCTATCGGAAGTAAGGCAGTTCTTGGCCATCCATAAAGCGGAAGGTACTCACGCTGGCGGGGTTCATTTAGAAATGACGGGGCAACACGTCACTGAGTGTATCGGAGGCTTGTCAGATCTTCGTGATGAAGACCTTCCGCACCGCTATCAAACGGCCTGTGACCCGCGCCTGAATGCTGATCAAGTACTAGAAATGGCCTTCATCTTGGCCGATGAGCTCAACGCATAA
- a CDS encoding amidohydrolase family protein has protein sequence MNKLSHVLIALLAALSSFSFAEDASDESWDIEGANGGELSRIQFTTDEGTWMNVDVSPRGDLVVFDLLGDIYTMPLSGGKATALTQGRALDIQPRFSPDGDWISFTSDRNGADNIWVMKVDGSEARAISNEDFRLLNNAWWHPNGDYLVARKHFTGTRSLGAGEMWLYHVNGGDGIQLTERRNEQQDSGEPAFSPDGRYVYFSEDTTRGPFFQYNKDANGEIYQIQQLDMETGELATLISGYGGSARPSPSPDGKYIAFVRRHRGDTQLWLYERESGRQFEVYGDLEHDQQEAWAIFGVYPNISWTPDAESLLFWSQGKIKRLDVSSGDVAEVPFSVDVDMPVVSAVEHDFTIPEGQFNAQMIRDVTTSPDGSKVVFHAAGFLWISDTNNGEAKRLTRSSDFEYQPSFSPDGRRIIYVAWNDEDLAQVRSVNLRGRSMKKLTDRPGYYANPTYSLDGDSIAYERTSGNDLLGYVYGVDTGIFVAEDDGDEARKVSSHGRRPQFDANGSGLYFLDGYGLEKQFMWVGLSGGEARNIFDLKYVNDIKLSPARDFVAFTELFTAYVAPMPAIGKAIELSRNTTAIPVDKVAENSGSSLHWSRSGEQLHWMTGNAYHSTALTALLGDAEAEHKQLTLVATLNVAAPSNQYALVGARVITGRPGEVLEQATVLIDGSKIAGVVAEADIPEAYQRIDVSGKTIIPGLVDAHAHAEHFYGGVSPQSNWAYLANLAYGVTTIQDPSASTEFVFGQAEMVRSGAMLGPRVYSTGSILYGADGDFKAEINSLDDARTHLSRLKAVGATSVKSYNQPRRDQRQQVNQAARELGLLVVMEGGSTFYHNLSMILDGSTGIEHNIPVAPLYRDMEMLWQNTNVGYTPTLVVSYGGMSGEYYWYQHDDVFNAEPLRQFVPNDWLDSRSLRRQKTPEFDYYHIQVSEAVNRVKAMGVGVQVGGHGQMQGLAMHWEMWNLGLGGMTPLDIIHSATLSGAEYLGLDAHIGSIETGKLADMVILEDNPLEDIRHSDSMTMVVINGELRRVNDLANLLQDGEGAPSVWHRVEGAVASPTNTRAHSH, from the coding sequence ATGAATAAGTTAAGTCATGTATTGATCGCCCTTCTCGCTGCACTGTCTAGCTTTTCCTTCGCCGAGGATGCTAGTGACGAGTCCTGGGATATCGAAGGTGCCAATGGGGGAGAGCTAAGTCGTATTCAGTTCACCACTGATGAGGGAACTTGGATGAACGTTGATGTTTCTCCTCGGGGTGACTTAGTCGTTTTCGATCTCTTAGGTGACATTTACACCATGCCTCTTAGTGGGGGCAAGGCAACCGCCTTAACTCAGGGTCGAGCACTTGATATTCAACCTCGTTTCTCGCCTGATGGTGATTGGATTAGTTTTACGTCTGATCGTAATGGGGCCGATAACATTTGGGTGATGAAAGTGGATGGTAGTGAAGCTCGCGCCATCTCTAACGAAGACTTTCGTCTGCTCAATAACGCTTGGTGGCATCCAAATGGCGACTATTTAGTTGCGCGTAAGCACTTCACCGGAACACGTTCCTTGGGAGCGGGTGAAATGTGGCTCTATCATGTAAATGGTGGTGACGGTATTCAGCTTACCGAGCGCAGAAATGAGCAGCAGGATTCCGGTGAGCCCGCATTTTCACCAGACGGTCGCTACGTTTATTTTTCTGAAGACACTACTCGTGGACCTTTCTTTCAGTACAACAAAGATGCGAATGGTGAGATTTATCAAATTCAGCAATTGGATATGGAAACGGGTGAGTTAGCCACCTTAATTAGTGGTTATGGCGGCTCAGCTCGACCGAGCCCTTCGCCTGATGGCAAGTACATTGCTTTCGTTCGTAGGCACCGTGGTGATACTCAGCTCTGGCTATACGAGCGTGAATCCGGACGACAGTTCGAGGTATACGGCGACTTAGAGCATGATCAGCAGGAGGCTTGGGCAATCTTTGGCGTTTACCCGAATATCAGCTGGACTCCGGATGCTGAATCCCTGTTATTTTGGTCGCAGGGTAAGATCAAGCGTCTCGATGTCTCGTCGGGTGACGTGGCCGAGGTCCCCTTTTCAGTTGATGTAGACATGCCGGTAGTCAGTGCCGTTGAGCATGATTTTACCATTCCCGAAGGGCAGTTCAATGCGCAGATGATCCGCGACGTTACCACTTCACCTGACGGCTCGAAGGTGGTCTTCCACGCGGCAGGATTCCTGTGGATCAGCGACACCAACAATGGCGAGGCAAAGCGCCTAACGCGCTCTAGCGACTTCGAATATCAGCCGAGCTTCTCGCCGGACGGTCGCCGAATTATCTATGTTGCGTGGAACGATGAAGACTTAGCCCAAGTTCGTAGTGTGAACCTGCGCGGTCGCTCGATGAAAAAGTTAACAGATAGACCTGGTTATTACGCGAATCCTACCTACTCCTTGGATGGCGATTCCATTGCCTACGAGCGGACTTCTGGGAACGATCTCCTAGGCTATGTTTACGGTGTTGATACAGGTATTTTTGTTGCCGAAGACGATGGTGATGAAGCGCGTAAGGTCAGTTCTCACGGGCGCAGGCCACAGTTCGATGCGAACGGCAGCGGACTTTACTTCCTTGATGGCTATGGACTCGAAAAACAGTTTATGTGGGTTGGCCTTTCAGGTGGCGAAGCACGAAATATCTTTGATCTGAAGTACGTGAATGATATCAAGCTAAGTCCCGCTCGTGATTTTGTTGCCTTCACTGAGTTGTTCACGGCTTATGTTGCACCGATGCCAGCGATTGGTAAAGCTATAGAGTTAAGCCGAAACACAACGGCTATTCCCGTTGATAAAGTTGCTGAGAATAGTGGCAGCTCACTTCACTGGAGTCGCTCTGGCGAGCAGCTCCATTGGATGACAGGTAATGCTTACCACAGCACTGCGCTCACTGCGCTTTTGGGCGATGCTGAGGCTGAGCACAAGCAACTTACGTTGGTGGCAACGCTGAATGTGGCAGCACCGTCAAATCAGTATGCGCTGGTTGGCGCACGAGTCATTACTGGGCGCCCTGGTGAAGTGTTGGAGCAGGCGACGGTATTGATCGACGGAAGTAAGATCGCTGGCGTTGTTGCGGAAGCGGATATCCCTGAAGCTTATCAGCGCATTGATGTTTCAGGTAAGACGATAATTCCTGGACTCGTTGATGCGCATGCCCATGCCGAGCATTTCTACGGTGGCGTTTCTCCTCAGTCGAACTGGGCCTATTTGGCCAATCTCGCCTATGGTGTTACCACTATTCAAGATCCGTCGGCCAGTACTGAATTTGTTTTTGGTCAAGCTGAAATGGTACGAAGCGGTGCGATGTTGGGTCCTCGTGTGTATTCAACGGGGTCAATCTTGTACGGCGCAGATGGCGATTTTAAGGCGGAAATCAATTCGCTTGACGATGCCAGAACTCATTTGTCACGTTTGAAAGCGGTTGGAGCGACATCCGTGAAGAGCTATAACCAGCCCCGTCGCGATCAGCGTCAGCAGGTTAACCAGGCTGCTCGAGAACTGGGTTTGTTGGTGGTAATGGAAGGTGGCTCTACTTTCTATCATAACCTCTCGATGATTCTTGATGGGTCTACAGGTATTGAACACAACATTCCGGTAGCGCCGCTGTACCGAGACATGGAGATGCTCTGGCAGAATACAAATGTGGGTTATACCCCAACGCTTGTGGTGAGCTACGGTGGCATGAGTGGTGAATATTATTGGTACCAACATGACGACGTATTCAACGCTGAGCCATTGCGTCAGTTTGTACCTAATGACTGGTTAGATTCTCGTTCACTTCGTCGTCAGAAGACCCCTGAGTTTGATTACTATCATATTCAGGTCTCTGAGGCAGTAAACCGCGTTAAAGCAATGGGCGTGGGGGTTCAAGTTGGCGGTCATGGACAAATGCAGGGCCTAGCAATGCATTGGGAAATGTGGAATTTAGGTCTTGGTGGTATGACCCCACTGGATATCATTCACAGCGCTACCTTGTCAGGGGCCGAGTACCTAGGCTTAGACGCGCATATCGGAAGTATTGAGACGGGTAAGTTGGCGGACATGGTTATTCTTGAAGATAACCCGCTAGAAGATATTCGTCATTCCGATTCAATGACCATGGTGGTGATTAATGGTGAGCTTCGCCGGGTGAACGATCTTGCTAATCTGTTGCAAGATGGTGAAGGAGCCCCGTCCGTATGGCATCGAGTAGAAGGAGCGGTAGCTTCGCCAACCAATACGCGAGCTCATTCGCACTAA
- a CDS encoding histone deacetylase family protein: MIASLRPSLPAVWHPDYSFDFSPSHRFPMSKFELLYRYLKESGALEQLQLHQPDRVTMTDLLRAHDGHYVDAFIHNRLDKQAMRRLGIPWSEGLLNRTLLSPAGTIKTIELALEHGLACHLAGGTHHAHRDFASGFCIFNDMAIAALKAVEEWGLQSVLIFDLDVHQGDGTAAILADHPHIHTVSVHCEKNFPVRKQSSSIDIGLPVGLGDDEYLRMVDSTLQMAMNSFQPDLVIYDAGVDVFEGDPLGRLNISAAGLRQRERQVLSALYGEVPVATVIGGGYDDDREALSHRHAMVIEAALVLTRGEAG; the protein is encoded by the coding sequence GTGATTGCTTCACTGCGCCCAAGCTTACCAGCTGTTTGGCACCCAGATTACAGTTTTGATTTTTCACCCAGCCATCGCTTCCCGATGAGTAAATTCGAGTTATTATACCGTTATCTCAAGGAATCAGGAGCACTTGAACAATTGCAGTTACATCAGCCTGATCGCGTTACCATGACTGATCTTCTCAGAGCCCATGACGGGCACTATGTGGATGCATTCATCCATAATCGCCTTGATAAACAAGCGATGCGTAGATTGGGTATTCCCTGGAGCGAGGGTTTGCTCAATCGGACCCTGCTATCGCCAGCTGGGACCATCAAAACCATTGAGCTGGCGCTGGAGCATGGGCTAGCCTGCCATCTGGCAGGGGGTACGCACCATGCCCATCGTGACTTCGCCTCGGGCTTTTGCATCTTTAATGATATGGCTATTGCAGCGCTCAAAGCGGTAGAGGAGTGGGGGCTTCAATCGGTACTCATTTTCGATCTCGACGTTCATCAAGGCGATGGCACTGCAGCGATACTGGCTGATCACCCCCATATCCACACCGTAAGTGTTCATTGCGAGAAGAACTTTCCAGTGAGGAAACAGTCGTCATCAATTGATATTGGTTTGCCGGTGGGGTTGGGTGACGATGAGTACCTGCGGATGGTGGATAGTACTCTGCAAATGGCTATGAATTCTTTCCAACCTGACTTAGTCATTTATGACGCGGGCGTTGATGTGTTTGAGGGTGATCCGCTAGGTAGGCTAAATATTTCGGCCGCTGGGCTCCGCCAACGAGAACGGCAGGTATTATCGGCACTATATGGAGAAGTGCCTGTTGCAACGGTAATAGGTGGTGGTTACGACGACGATAGGGAAGCGCTGAGCCACCGTCATGCAATGGTTATCGAAGCCGCGCTTGTGCTAACGCGCGGCGAAGCGGGCTAG
- the queD gene encoding 6-carboxytetrahydropterin synthase QueD has protein sequence MELFKEFTFEAAHRLPNVPEGHKCARLHGHSFMVRIAVEGPVDPVMGWVIDFGDIKKAFKPIYDQLDHYYLNDIPGLENPTSEVLAEWIWEKLQPTLPLLSRVEIRETCTSGCSYLGPKAK, from the coding sequence ATGGAACTATTTAAAGAATTCACTTTCGAAGCGGCTCACCGCCTTCCAAACGTGCCTGAAGGGCACAAATGTGCGCGCCTCCACGGTCATTCGTTCATGGTTCGAATTGCGGTGGAAGGGCCTGTAGATCCGGTTATGGGCTGGGTTATAGACTTTGGTGACATTAAGAAAGCATTCAAACCCATTTATGATCAACTAGATCACTATTACTTGAATGATATACCTGGGCTGGAGAACCCAACCAGTGAGGTGTTAGCAGAGTGGATCTGGGAAAAGCTTCAACCCACCCTACCGTTGCTTAGTCGTGTTGAAATTAGGGAAACTTGTACGTCAGGATGCAGTTATCTGGGCCCGAAGGCCAAGTAA
- the pepQ gene encoding Xaa-Pro dipeptidase — translation MNLYNDHFETITQRFSNALTATHNEGVVIHSGSPQKIYLDDQSYPYKVNPHFAYWVPMTDCPDSFIAFKPGQKPLLIVLQANDFWHTQPQLNQGPWLELFDTKSVPTLTQAEQLLADYKQCAWLGDTPHMPTQWGFETTNPEDLLAFLHYERAQKTDWEIELLTTANNMAARSHLAARDAFLAGASEIDIHNHYLLAMSAPESALPYSSIVALNNHGAVLHYDRYETTAPDQSIAFLIDAGARHHGYVADITRTWTTPEHSEFQQFIDRITAEQLALIETLKVGSNYASYHYDMHTRLADVLSDFKLINCSADEALATNVTKAFFPHGLGHLIGLQTHDVAGHQLDHQGTEANTSDGHPFLRLRREITEGMAFTIEPGCYVIDQLLAEHTGTGRINQARVDWLRPYGGVRIEDTVVMKDHKPVNITLPGFNQHS, via the coding sequence ATGAATTTATACAACGATCATTTCGAAACCATCACTCAGCGCTTTAGTAACGCGCTAACGGCTACCCATAACGAGGGAGTGGTGATTCACTCAGGTTCGCCGCAGAAAATATATCTGGACGATCAAAGCTACCCCTACAAAGTCAATCCTCACTTTGCGTACTGGGTACCCATGACTGACTGCCCAGATAGTTTTATTGCATTTAAACCTGGACAAAAGCCATTACTGATTGTGCTCCAAGCCAACGACTTTTGGCATACCCAACCTCAGCTCAATCAAGGCCCGTGGCTGGAACTTTTTGATACCAAGTCGGTACCCACCCTCACGCAAGCTGAGCAGCTACTCGCTGACTATAAACAGTGTGCGTGGCTGGGTGATACCCCACACATGCCCACCCAGTGGGGCTTTGAGACAACTAACCCCGAAGATCTATTGGCCTTTTTGCACTATGAACGCGCGCAGAAGACCGATTGGGAGATAGAACTTCTGACCACGGCTAACAACATGGCTGCACGGTCTCACCTAGCAGCCCGCGACGCGTTCCTAGCCGGTGCATCGGAAATTGATATTCACAATCACTACCTATTAGCCATGAGCGCGCCAGAGTCAGCGCTCCCCTATAGCAGCATCGTAGCACTGAATAACCACGGCGCCGTTTTGCACTATGACCGTTACGAAACCACTGCGCCAGATCAGTCCATTGCTTTCCTTATCGATGCCGGCGCACGACATCACGGCTATGTTGCCGATATAACCCGCACTTGGACCACGCCAGAGCACAGCGAATTTCAGCAGTTTATTGACCGCATAACGGCTGAACAGTTAGCGCTGATCGAAACCCTCAAGGTTGGTAGCAACTACGCTAGTTATCATTACGACATGCACACCCGCCTCGCCGATGTTCTTAGCGACTTCAAACTGATTAATTGCTCCGCAGACGAAGCCCTTGCAACTAATGTGACTAAGGCATTTTTTCCACACGGCCTAGGACACTTAATTGGCCTACAAACCCACGATGTGGCGGGTCATCAGCTGGATCATCAGGGTACCGAAGCAAACACCTCTGACGGCCACCCTTTCCTTCGACTTCGTAGGGAAATAACCGAGGGCATGGCCTTTACCATTGAGCCAGGTTGCTACGTCATTGACCAACTCCTTGCCGAACACACTGGCACCGGACGAATCAACCAAGCACGAGTCGACTGGCTCCGTCCGTACGGTGGCGTCCGAATTGAAGACACGGTGGTCATGAAAGACCACAAGCCCGTAAACATCACACTTCCGGGCTTTAACCAGCATAGCTAA
- a CDS encoding glutathione peroxidase — MSSLKFLKFWLMIICVVQSTSVHAERSCGILDQNVRLLASDDVRNLCHDYPAKLYLIVNTASECAFTPQYEELESLYQDYASRGLMIFGFPSNDFLNQEPADEDEIRSFCNTNFNVSFPMFEKTEVTGANPSPLYAALAAEVGAPRWNFYKYLVDANGVIIKRFTSIARPENTRFRAKIDEILRLIEEDQRAQEEAAEAPTE; from the coding sequence GTGAGTAGCCTAAAGTTTCTCAAGTTTTGGTTAATGATTATCTGCGTGGTCCAGAGCACTTCGGTGCATGCTGAACGTAGTTGCGGAATCTTGGATCAAAATGTTCGCTTACTCGCATCGGATGACGTCCGCAATCTCTGCCATGATTATCCAGCAAAACTCTATCTTATCGTTAATACGGCGTCGGAGTGTGCGTTTACCCCACAGTACGAGGAACTTGAATCACTTTATCAAGACTATGCAAGCCGAGGGCTCATGATTTTTGGCTTTCCGTCCAATGACTTTTTAAATCAAGAGCCAGCGGATGAGGACGAAATTCGCAGTTTCTGCAACACAAACTTCAACGTTAGCTTTCCAATGTTCGAGAAGACCGAAGTAACCGGCGCTAATCCTTCACCTCTCTATGCTGCACTGGCGGCAGAAGTTGGCGCCCCCCGCTGGAACTTCTATAAATATCTCGTTGACGCCAATGGCGTGATCATAAAACGTTTCACCAGTATCGCGCGTCCCGAGAACACCCGTTTTCGCGCCAAAATTGACGAAATACTTCGCCTGATTGAAGAAGACCAGCGCGCTCAAGAAGAAGCTGCTGAAGCACCCACTGAGTAG
- a CDS encoding MBL fold metallo-hydrolase codes for MNLRVVVIPVTLYQQNCSLLICNETNKAALVDPGGDVEKLYSAVTKEGVQIEKILLTHGHLDHCSAARVVADHYQVSIEGPHKADQFWIDQLPLQCAQAGFPAVTVFQPDRYLEDRDTVTVGNVSLDVYHCPGHTPGHLVFHDSKNQLAWVGDVIFKGSIGRTDFPQSNHQALIDSIREKLFKLDDATQFIPGHGPTSTFGAERATNPFVADARYR; via the coding sequence ATGAATCTTCGCGTAGTAGTGATTCCAGTCACACTCTACCAGCAGAACTGTAGTTTGCTTATCTGCAATGAGACTAACAAAGCGGCACTGGTAGACCCTGGCGGTGACGTAGAAAAGCTCTATAGTGCAGTTACTAAAGAAGGTGTGCAGATAGAGAAAATTTTGCTTACCCACGGTCATCTCGATCACTGTTCAGCCGCTCGCGTGGTGGCTGATCACTATCAAGTTAGTATTGAGGGACCGCACAAGGCGGATCAATTTTGGATAGATCAACTGCCCTTGCAGTGTGCACAAGCTGGGTTTCCCGCTGTCACCGTTTTTCAGCCAGATCGCTATCTAGAGGATCGTGACACAGTAACGGTAGGAAATGTATCGCTAGATGTATATCACTGTCCTGGGCACACCCCTGGCCATTTGGTATTTCATGACTCGAAGAACCAATTGGCTTGGGTAGGAGATGTCATCTTTAAGGGATCAATTGGTCGTACTGATTTTCCGCAAAGTAACCACCAGGCGTTAATCGACAGCATTCGAGAAAAGCTCTTTAAGCTTGATGATGCAACACAGTTTATACCTGGACATGGACCTACTTCTACGTTTGGCGCTGAGCGCGCTACTAACCCATTTGTAGCTGATGCTCGCTACCGTTAA
- a CDS encoding head GIN domain-containing protein, with protein sequence MRKLASALTLFASTITFAGVTDRHVDLDDFDVINLKGNIDVSVTQSDQFSVIVETEEEWQQWVMVERDGDTLTLRMDPRRPTGFFGDDFDVDVYVQMPQIEEIFIQGSGEIFAETIEADDLELRIDGSGDIVVSAVVATNLDIAVNGSGDIKLANVGAEDVRIKVSGSGDVKVAEINALTIDSVIRGSGDIKVAGSVDGTVVEIYGSGDFDGRYLEVGDTEVTIFGSGDVWLNANSIARQSIRGSGDVHLTRH encoded by the coding sequence ATGCGTAAGTTAGCTTCTGCTCTTACACTTTTTGCGTCAACTATCACCTTTGCTGGCGTTACTGATCGTCATGTCGATCTTGATGATTTTGACGTAATTAATCTCAAGGGCAATATTGATGTCAGTGTGACACAGTCTGATCAATTCTCAGTAATCGTAGAAACGGAAGAAGAATGGCAGCAATGGGTAATGGTTGAGCGTGATGGTGATACCTTGACCTTACGTATGGATCCGCGCAGGCCGACGGGTTTCTTCGGCGATGATTTCGATGTAGATGTGTATGTCCAAATGCCACAAATTGAAGAGATCTTTATCCAAGGCTCTGGTGAGATCTTTGCTGAGACAATTGAAGCTGATGATCTCGAACTTAGAATTGACGGAAGCGGAGACATTGTCGTGTCGGCTGTTGTCGCCACCAACCTAGACATAGCTGTAAATGGTTCTGGTGATATCAAGCTCGCTAACGTTGGTGCCGAGGATGTACGAATCAAAGTATCCGGATCTGGTGATGTTAAGGTCGCCGAAATCAATGCGCTCACAATCGATAGCGTCATTCGTGGCTCTGGCGACATTAAAGTTGCGGGCTCAGTTGATGGTACTGTAGTGGAAATCTATGGCTCGGGTGACTTCGACGGTCGCTACCTAGAAGTGGGCGACACGGAAGTTACTATTTTCGGCTCCGGCGATGTGTGGTTAAATGCTAACTCCATTGCTCGTCAATCTATTCGCGGTAGTGGGGATGTCCATTTAACTCGCCACTAA
- a CDS encoding DUF2750 domain-containing protein encodes MLTDNSHDNFEIFLQQIVSTGSVWTLKNDDGFAVVGSERFPDGEVIPFWSEKAFVEAVLTDDWASFEVVEIALEGFVEEWLEGMHEDEFLVGVNWTEALEGVEIEPMDLADQIDSLLDDIE; translated from the coding sequence GTGCTAACTGATAATAGTCACGATAATTTCGAAATCTTTCTTCAGCAAATCGTTTCAACTGGATCGGTTTGGACGCTTAAAAATGATGACGGCTTTGCTGTTGTGGGCTCCGAGCGTTTCCCCGATGGTGAGGTGATACCGTTTTGGAGTGAAAAAGCGTTTGTTGAGGCAGTGCTCACTGATGATTGGGCATCTTTTGAGGTTGTCGAGATTGCCCTAGAGGGCTTCGTTGAAGAATGGTTAGAAGGTATGCACGAAGACGAGTTCTTGGTAGGGGTTAATTGGACTGAAGCGCTGGAAGGCGTTGAGATTGAACCAATGGACCTAGCAGACCAAATTGATAGCCTGCTAGACGACATTGAGTAA